A genomic stretch from Malus domestica chromosome 15, GDT2T_hap1 includes:
- the LOC114821657 gene encoding cytochrome c oxidase subunit 6a, mitochondrial-like isoform X2, translating to MAMAMVRAAGLQTALRGGSRSAAPLKRSFSSSAGHNDAREADKWEKITYLGIAACTILTFVNLSKPHPHYEPPPPYPYLHIRNKEFPWGPDGLFERKHDH from the exons ATGGCCATGGCGATGGTCCGAGCTGCTGGGCTTCAGACCGCCCTGCGCGGCGGCTCTCGATCAGCTGCTCCTCTAAAGcgctccttctcctcctctgcTGGACACAACGATGCTC GTGAGGCGGACAAGTGGGAGAAGATAACTTACTTAGGCATTGCTGCCTGCACTATTTTAACTTTTGTTAACCTGTCAAAGCCGCATCCTCACTATGAACCGCCTCCT CCATACCCATACTTGCATATCCGCAATAAGGAATTCCCATGGG GTCCGGATGGCCTTTTCGAAAGAAAGCACGACCACTAG
- the LOC103405432 gene encoding uncharacterized protein, which yields MFKLSPRRNSRSKGFKVKHALQLFLLLGVCVWLAYQVKQSHGKKAEFKESIKDGSNQILKLGRKDLKPVVDEIVDSNAARKEEEEEDNRNGEERNKPEEIDSVGRGTGDDEVNENGENKIEERTHDPEDSIQGEKASETSKEITSEENVNENEESKEDETGNGKDEDNKAKESEESNEKETEGTKEKESEEKENVQTVEKESEEKENGETKETESEWKENVETTEKVNEEKENGETQETEIEQKENAENKEQENEQKENDETKEKEIEQKENEETKEDRSDEKGTSEETQGVDNKEGDQRNDTDDKEKEAEEKEGDKIEKLLLTDDRVRDGGETDEGAREEPYRADDASSAMSHEIQNATQDNEQGGSENSKEEKQFGDKENNTNSTEVVDVDQNKSVSNVEETEKIELNDNEKAKETEAGGGESNHLESDNGSMRYSTDQQQVDTKTDDSTLNSSTNQQQGDTKMNDSTPQNSTDQQQVGPKKDDSTQQNVVLEQTKRSDVATNSEQQDSSTTASTITQNGDATNGVTLDTSSNAESVVSDSQTVDSSTPTETDKTSVPSTMSIVQTQNLSSDMEVEGKQENILSQKTNETEDAGQKQQVDSSFQQEKDAPSNTDNNSDASQNENGGAVLNNTNENADTDAGQKEESVDSSNSSVSQDKEESSNTNTNVEAGQNENENVIQSNTNDNVNADAGQKENEGAVGEGSGNAQKENEDSSNLNDNTNESQNVTLDSTNSSIPEEEKEARIDLDTLPESKTETNNNDETAAE from the coding sequence ATGTTCAAGCTATCTCCTCGCAGGAACTCCAGATCTAAAGGGTTCAAGGTCAAGCATGCTCTGCAGCTATTTCTTTTGCTGGGTGTCTGCGTCTGGCTGGCTTACCAAGTCAAGCAGTCTCATGGCAAGAAAGCGGAGTTCAAGGAAAGCATAAAGGATGGCAGCAACCAAATCTTGAAGTTAGGAAGAAAGGACCTAAAGCCTGTTGTGGATGAAATTGTTGATAGCAATGCAGCgcggaaggaggaggaagaagaagataacaGGAATGGAGAAGAGCGAAACAAGCCTGAAGAGATTGATAGCGTAGGAAGAGGCACTGGAGATGATGAGGtaaatgaaaatggtgaaaataaaattgaagaGAGAACACATGATCCCGAAGATTCTATACAAGGAGAGAAAGCAAGTGAAACGAGCAAGGAGATTACTAGTGAGGAGAATGTGAATGAAAATGAAGAGAGCAAAGAGGATGAAACTGGAAACGGAAAGGATGAAGACAATAAAGCCAAGGAGAGTGAGGAAAGCAATGAGAAGGAGACTGAAGGGaccaaagagaaagaaagtgaAGAGAAGGAGAATGTACAGACCGTAGAGAAAGAAAGTGAAGAGAAGGAGAACGGAGAGACCAAAGAGACAGAAAGTGAATGGAAGGAGAATGTAGAGACTACAGAGAAAGTAAATGAAGAGAAGGAGAACGGAGAGACCCAAGAAACAGAAATTGAACAGAAGGAGAATGCAGAGAACAAGGAGCAAGAAAATGAACAGAAGGAGAATGACGAGAccaaagagaaagaaattgAACAGAAGGAGAATGAAGAGACCAAAGAGGACAGAAGTGATGAGAAAGGAACATCGGAGGAGACTCAAGGGGTGGATAATAAAGAGGGGGATCAACGCAATGATACAGATGATAAAGAAAAGGAGGCCGAAGAGAAGGAAGGTGATAAGATTGAGAAGCTGCTTTTAACTGATGATCGAGTTCGAGATGGAGGTGAAACTGATGAGGGGGCAAGAGAAGAGCCTTACAGGGCTGATGATGCCTCCAGTGCTATGTCCCATGAAATTCAGAATGCAACACAAGATAATGAACAAGGCGGTTCAGAAAATTCTAAAGAAGAAAAGCAGTTTGGAGACAaagaaaataatacaaatagcACTGAAGTGGTTGATGTTGATCAAAACAAGTCGGTCTCAAATGTGGAAGAGACTGAAAAGATTGAACTGAATGATAATGAAAAGGCCAAGGAAACTGAAGCGGGTGGTGGTGAGAGTAATCACTTGGAATCAGACAATGGTTCCATGCGTTATTCAACCGATCAGCAGCAAGTAGACACCAAGACAGATGACTCTACACTGAATAGTTCAACCAATCAGCAGCAAGGGGACACAAAGATGAATGACTCTACACCACAAAATTCTACAGATCAGCAGCAAGTGGGCCCTAAGAAAGATGACTCTACACAGCAAAATGTTGTATTAGAGCAAACCAAGAGATCTGATGTAGCTACCAACAGCGAGCAACAAGACTCTAGCACAACAGCTTCCACTATAACTCAGAATGGAGATGCAACAAATGGAGTAACACTAGATACTTCTAGTAATGCAGAATCTGTTGTGTCGGATAGTCAGACTGTCGACTCCAGTACACCTACGGAAACTGATAAAACTTCTGTACCTTCAACCATGAGCATTGTGCAGACTCAAAATCTCAGCAGTGACATGGAGGTAGAAGGAAAACAGGAAAATATACTCTCTCAAAAAACAAACGAGACTGAAGATGCTGGCCAAAAGCAACAAGTTGATTCTTCATTCCAACAAGAGAAAGATGCACCCTCAAACACAGATAACAACTCTGATGCTAGCCAGAATGAAAATGGCGGCGCTGTTCTGAACAACACAAATGAAAATGCCGATACAGATGCAGGCCAAAAGGAAGAATCAGTTGACTCGTCGAATTCTTCAGTAtcccaagacaaagaagaatcTTCAAACACCAATACTAATGTTGAGGCTGGACAGAATGAGAATGAGAATGTTATTCAAAGCAACACCAACGACAATGTCAATGCAGATGCAGGCCAAAAGGAGAATGAAGGTGCTGTCGGAGAAGGATCTGGTAATGCCCAGAAAGAGAACGAagattcttcaaacttgaatgACAATACTAATGAGAGCCAGAATGTGACACTGGATTCGACAAATTCTTCAATCCCCGAAGAAGAGAAAGAGGCTCGTATAGACCTGGATACTTTGCCGGAAAGCAAAACTGAAACTAATAACAATGATGAAACGGCCGCTGAGTAA
- the LOC114821657 gene encoding cytochrome c oxidase subunit 6a, mitochondrial-like isoform X1 encodes MAMAMVRAAGLQTALRGGSRSAAPLKRSFSSSAGHNDAREADKWEKITYLGIAACTILTFVNLSKPHPHYEPPPPYPYLHIRNKEFPWGGGGCQVVDNRHSVLMSNH; translated from the exons ATGGCCATGGCGATGGTCCGAGCTGCTGGGCTTCAGACCGCCCTGCGCGGCGGCTCTCGATCAGCTGCTCCTCTAAAGcgctccttctcctcctctgcTGGACACAACGATGCTC GTGAGGCGGACAAGTGGGAGAAGATAACTTACTTAGGCATTGCTGCCTGCACTATTTTAACTTTTGTTAACCTGTCAAAGCCGCATCCTCACTATGAACCGCCTCCT CCATACCCATACTTGCATATCCGCAATAAGGAATTCCCATGGG gaggGGGAGGgtgtcaggtagtcgacaaccGGCACTCCGTTCTTATGTCGAATCATTAG